The Salvelinus fontinalis isolate EN_2023a chromosome 24, ASM2944872v1, whole genome shotgun sequence genome has a segment encoding these proteins:
- the LOC129822663 gene encoding alpha-(1,3)-fucosyltransferase 4-like: MELTQWATQWITRGRSTFHRAGKRPSLCRCKTFRVAVLRTSCSWVCFTALVCAFFFLLGVCFLNLFDPRLQPLPLAGVEPRDVTLLLWTHPFGRYRRLPDCEARFGIRGCVLTDDRRMYPGADAIIVHHREIVTNATALPSDPRPRGQKWIWMNFESPSHTGGLRRFEGLFNLTMTYRADSDIFLPYGYLVTRLHPHANAPPHTRPRRSHLLAWVISNWSESQARVTYYRRLVNYVDVDVFGRAGVPLPEDSTVVRTVRRYLFYLALENSQHTDYITEKLWNSLLAGAVPVVLGPPRENYERFLPHDAFIHVDDFPSPRLLAQYLMLLRRSPALLQRHLAWRRRYSVHLTAFWAEHYCTACRVVRNHRLRTDTITNLQRWFES; encoded by the coding sequence ATGGAGCTAACTCAGTGGGCTACTCAGTGGATAACAAGGGGTCGTTCTACCTTTCACAGAGCCGGTAAGCGCCCCAGTTTGTGTCGCTGCAAAACATTTAGAGTGGCTGTTCTGAGAACATCATGCTCGTGGGTGTGTTTCACCGCTCTCGTCTGTGCGTTCTTCTTCCTCCTTGGAGTGTGTTTTCTCAATCTCTTTGACCCACGACTCCAACCCCTTCCTCTCGCTGGAGTCGAACCCAGAGATGTCACCCTTCTGTTGTGGACTCACCCCTTCGGCCGTTACCGCAGACTGCCGGACTGTGAGGCGCGCTTTGGGATACGTGGGTGCGTACTGACCGACGACCGGCGCATGTACCCTGGGGCTGACGCCATCATCGTGCACCACCGTGAGATAGTGACCAACGCCACGGCGCTCCCGTCAGACCCACGACCCCGTGGCCAGAAGTGGATCTGGATGAATTTCGAGTCCCCGTCTCACACTGGTGGCCTGCGGCGGTTTGAGGGCTTGTTCAACCTCACCATGACCTACCGTGCAGATTCAGACATCTTCCTCCCCTACGGATACCTTGTGACCCGCCTTCACCCTCACGCCAACGCCCCGCCACACACACGCCCCCGACGGTCCCACCTACTGGCCTGGGTCATCAGTAACTGGTCGGAGTCGCAGGCCCGCGTGACGTATTACCGTCGGCTGGTTAACTACGTTGACGTAGATGTGTTTGGGCGTGCAGGTGTGCCACTGCCAGAGGACAGCACTGTGGTGCGCACGGTGAGGCGTTACCTGTTTTATCTGGCGTTGGAGAACTCGCAGCACACCGACTACATCACCGAGAAGCTCTGGAACTCCTTACTGGCCGGGGCTGTTCCTGTAGTTCTCGGGCCGCCGCGGGAAAACTACGAACGCTTCCTCCCCCATGATGCCTTCATTCATGTGGACGACTTCCCCTCTCCCCGCCTGCTCGCCCAATACCTGATGCTGCTGCGCCGGAGCCCCGCCCTCCTGCAGAGACACCTGGCCTGGAGGAGGAGATACAGCGTGCACCTGACCGCCTTCTGGGCGGAGCATTACTGCACAGCGTGTCGCGTCGTGCGGAACCACAGACTCCGGACTGACACCATCACCAACCTTCAGCGCTGGTTTGAGTCCTGA